A segment of the Xenopus tropicalis strain Nigerian chromosome 6, UCB_Xtro_10.0, whole genome shotgun sequence genome:
TCTGGCAGCTGCTTCCCTTTACTTACTGAATGGGAATTCCGCTGCTGTGCACACACAATAGAGAATATCATGAGGAGGGGCCGGGTACTGCTTACCTATCGGTTTGGCAGTGTGTGAACAAGAACATGAAGTATTATTCTTGAATTCTGTAGAAAACGTATGCTTCTGTAATGAAGATGATTCATTGGATTAATACATACCGTGCTGTGGGTTTGTATAAATCTGGAAACAAGATAATAGCTAATTATTGTTActgcactatatttattctaaaaCGGTCTGCAGTTATGCTGTTTCCAAGTGGGAATATGTCCTCCCCTGCTTACCATTCAGCATCTCCCCCACACCCCACACAGTCAGACAaaagatgttctttttttttttttttacattttgttctgtaACTGCTTGTCTTTCAGAGATGTGGTATTGGGTTTTCCTATGGGCTCTTTTCTCCTCTCTCTTTGTCCATGGAGCAGCGGGAGTTCTGATGTTTGTCATGCTGCAGAGACACAAGCAGGGGAGGCTGATATCTGTGTTCCTGGGCGTCATTGGCTTCCTGGCTTCTGTCATAGGAGCAATGATAACTAGTAAGTGTTAATAATTGCATTTAGTGGCATGCTTATGGTGCATTAaaaatagagttgccaccttacCATTTAATAACATCCTCCATGGCTAAtgagcaattaatttagatgcatgctgcagactaaactgatttATTTGCAGTCATGCAGCAAGCATCTAAATTAACTGCTCATTAGCCACGGATAATGGCTATTAAATATGTGGCCGTTATTAAAGGGGTGTGGTGGCAATGCTAATTGTAGGTGAAGTGCTATGGATACCAGGTAAATGTGGAATATAGCCATGTCTGTTTTTTTGCCCATCCAGAAAGAAACACAAACATCTTAAATTCCACCagtgccaacttttttttttatgaaatggaCAACTTGTACCTGCATGAGTGAGGAATcagttattaaaggaatactctcgtgggaaaacatgttttttttcaaaacacatcagttaatagagcttctccagcagaatcctgaattgcaatctgtttttcccatggggctagccatatttttaatttaccagggtgccacagctgtgtgctctgataaaattcagtTGCACTTTACTACTGAACTGCAAGTTGccgtgatatcaccccctccagTAACCGATTAGcaaaaatagtaccttgtacttgatcctaactatataaataatacttattggaggcaaaacaatcctattgggtttatttaatgtttaaattaaattattttttagatatggagatccaaagtatgaaaagcccccttatctggaaaacccaggtcccaagcattctgcatatgACATTTTATACAGAAAATAAGCTGTACAGATTACAATGGCTATATAAGTACTGCTGTTAATATGGCCAATCAGACTGTTGTCAGCCAATATAGAAAACTGGGCTGACTCAGATTGTGCTTGTATGGTATCATTGCCTAACCTGGAACTGTACCATCCCAAACTTCCTTTATTTATACACCTAAAGGATCAATTATGGACAATGCTTGGGGCGGTGGCCTGTTGTTTAAATCACAGTGCCTAAAGTCTACctcagtatatttatttaaatgtacaaCATCCAAAAATAACACACAGCTGCTGCACACATATAGATAGTTGCAGCAACCACTCCAAATTTTTGGTTTTGTAATTCTGAACTTATGTGTAAATTACATGATCACTAAGGAACTGTTTCTATGCATGCCCTGCTAAGATTAAACATG
Coding sequences within it:
- the tmem170b gene encoding transmembrane protein 170B isoform X2, which translates into the protein MKMIHWINTYRAVEMWYWVFLWALFSSLFVHGAAGVLMFVMLQRHKQGRLISVFLGVIGFLASVIGAMITSAAVAGIYRVAGKNMAPLEALVFGIGQTVLTVIISFSRVLATL